Proteins from one Podospora pseudocomata strain CBS 415.72m chromosome 4, whole genome shotgun sequence genomic window:
- a CDS encoding hypothetical protein (COG:S; EggNog:ENOG503Q3F5), with protein sequence MDEYPAGSLDHSVPFLLTLGTSGDSTYQSGLSAVLKEQAILIRSELPPLDSDQAHALLRYIQNRDASNLPCNGRDAPNKHRFHVKTAERSILLPPRRARLPDGIDMPSPTAVLHSPYSPLSPISPLYPDGLIDTQWIRKHQDLVPSVLLCFYTLTSDPTLATLNDNKIKTDVNNIRALLSQSGYKTRLAVVLLSDKTSASGDHVQDRLESLRRGCGIDAKSLFLVPPGDSKEELERMAENMLTTLYTASLDYYRDLGRHSRKKRGRGVAPQPTVPPTSGTSQTLSLAGWNVRYDFKSAVFAEFRQEMDVALRSYEQAYENLLSSELMEVIPSWSPRWNEARFLADVLAVRCLRCLLWNGQHSAAARRWQSHRERIADFLDRRGRGTGNYGWEAWESRWALLMANLMEKASIPEFAPVTHKLYLQPEKNVMGERLQPWEFLHHMGYWYRLSAKHMQARRDFAHAIPEDDRRSPSMSPASFVAKSAFAYDTYMCPDPFEEYPLHRGGFDHGRFVVERLMKARSEFLKREQVRLAAEVSLECARELGLAEEWSGIVKLLRPLWKDLPFRSEGWTTIAELLSWNLRAAAVELDDAELVVTIDWELLNQTFQKRPNWEYDITKALDQIDTESKPIVSLADGQVLPFIWTSFLFREEEGKAGQNVRSQLTIKSNAHQGSTPVSLTSLYLNFSGSLDRVVIEHDDAAAVQEKRGNTSISAVPLTRDDAEAEVTDLGATNKSVILQGAADLTLTPGQTLVFNLEIPLREPGETEAQSLVVNLDTEEFDLHHELKFHQTPKTNFWYLSGSATKRIARPNPLAIKVQPRPPKLEIKCPVWKDQYYTDEAIVLEFELTNGEDIEALAKLDATLFGENPPAFTVDIAGHESQTSSSSRSEESKLIGAPLGTIESSKTSSVQLRLPPVDRSSQYDLTLKVTYFLPTNPGTPITQTTTFQLNIVNPFEANYDLLPRVHPDPWPSLFDADGVRSAAPDDDVPLAFKGLSQSWCLLTRYASFASEPLRVVDIDVVLSSLPSVRCHAIKHNNLPSSGEGRLVAPKTIEEAAFELKAQKASLDERGPSPLDVSLVIKWSRPEVSDRINSTTLPVPRFNLFGTEPRVLATVSHMFTPHPLVVLTVYIENASNHLLTFGLTMEPSDEFAFSGPKQTSLSLLPVQRRGVEYRLVPFDDLGEVGRWVGVGLVVRDKYYQKVLRVVPGGEGVRGTKEGGVEVWIPGRGEVEGGEGKGG encoded by the exons ATGGACGAATACCCAGCTGGCAGTCTGGACCATAGTGTTCCGTTCCTGCTCACACTCGGCACATCTGGCGATTCAACTTACCAGTCAGGCCTGAGTGCAGTGCTCAAGGAACAGGCCATCCTGATCCGTTCCGAGCTCCCACCTCTCGATTCAGACCAGGCGCATGCCCTCTTGCGATATATCCAGAACCGCGATGCGTCAAACCTGCCCTGTAATGGCCGAGATGCGCCAAATAAGCACCGATTCCACGTCAAGACGGCCGAGAGG TCAATACTCCTACCGCCTCGCCGCGCGCGCCTCCCAGATGGCATCGACATGCCCTCACCGACTGCTGTGCTACACTCTCCCTACTCTCCCCTGAGTCCCATTTCACCATTATACCCCGACGGTCTGATCGATACGCAGTGGATTCGCAAACACCAGGACCTCGTCCCCAGTGTGTTACTGTGCTTCTATACCCTTACTTCCGACCCAACACTTGCGACGCTTAATGACAACAAAATCAAGACGGATGTGAACAACATCAGGGCCCTTCTCAGCCAGTCCGGCTATAAAACGCGCTTGGCTGTTGTGCTCTTGAGTGACAAGACATCTGCCTCAGGTGATCATGTGCAGGACCGATTGGAGAGTCTCCGAAGAGGATGTGGCATAGATGCAAAATCTTTGTTTCTTGTACCGCCCGGTGATTcgaaggaggagcttgagcgCATGGCTGAGAACATGCTGACAACGCTCTACACAGCCTCACTGGACTACTACCGGGACCTTGGGAGGCATTCACggaagaaaaggggcagGGGAGTGGCACCGCAGCCGACGGTACCACCGACCTCGGGCACATCACAAACACTCTCGCTGGCGGGATGGAATGTGCGCTATGACTTCAAAAGCGCCGTATTCGCGGAATTTCGGcaggagatggatgttgcCCTAAGATCATATGAGCAGGCCTACGAGAACCTGCTCAGCTCGGAGCTGATGGAAGTGATTCCAAGTTGGAGTCCACGGTGGAACGAGGCTAGGTTTCTCGCTGATGTCTTGGCTGTGCGCTGTCTTCGATGTCTGTTGTGGAACGGTCAGCACAGCGCGGCTGCTCGACGATGGCAGTCCCACCGGGAGAGGATAGCCGACTTTCTCGACCGTCGAGGTCGGGGCACCGGAAACTATGGATGGGAAGCTTGGGAATCTCGATGGGCGCTTCTCATGGCCAATCTGATGGAAAAGGCCAGCATCCCCGAGTTTGCTCCGGTGACCCACAAGCTGTACCTCCAGCCGGAGAAGAATGTGATGGGAGAGCGGTTGCAGCCATGGGAATTTCTGCATCACATGGGATATTGGTATCGTCTGTCGGCAAAGCACATGCAAGCTAGGAGGGACTTTGCACATGCGATACCCGAAGACGATAGGAGGTCTCCAAGCATGTCGCCGGCGTCTTTTGTGGCCAAATCAGCGTTTGCTTATGACACTTACATGTGTCCGGATCCTTTTGAAGAGTATCCTCTACATCGTGGTGGCTTTGATCACGGCCggtttgtggtggagaggttgatgaaggCACGTTCGGAGTTTCTCAAGCGGGAACAAGTACGTCTGGCCGCAGAAGTGTCCCTGGAATGTGCCCGAGAACTCGGCCTGGCCGAGGAGTGGTCCGGCATTGTCAAGCTTCTGCGTCCGTTGTGGAAAGACTTGCCATTCAGAAGTGAGGGCTGGACCACAATTGCGGAATTGTTGAGTTGGAATCTCCGGGCTGCCGCAGTGGAACTTGACGATGctgagttggtggtgactaTTGATTGGGAGCTGTTGAACCAGA CTTTCCAAAAACGTCCCAACTGGGAGTATGACATTACCAAAGCTCTTGACCAAATCGATACCGAGTCCAAGCCAATAGTGTCTCTAGCCGACGGTCAAGTACTCCCCTTCATCTGGacgtcttttcttttccgagaagaggaaggcaaAGCGGGCCAGAACGTGCGAAGTCAGCTCACGATCAAGTCCAATGCGCATCAGGGGTCCACTCCTGTCTCTCTGACCAGTCTCTACCTCAACTTCAGCGGCAGCTTGGACCGGGTAGTTATAGAGcatgatgatgctgctgcggtACAGGAAAAGAGGGGCAACACATCAATATCTGCGGTCCCGCTAACGCGCGATGATGCCGAGGCCGAAGTCACAGACCTGGGCGCTACCAACAAAAGCGTCATACTTCAAGGCGCTGCTGACCTGACGCTTACCCCTGGCCAGACTTTGGTATTCAACCTTGAAATTCCATTACGAGAACCAGGCGAGACGGAAGCTCAGTCATTGGTGGTGAACCTGGACACTGAGGAGTTCGACTTGCACCATGAGTTGAAGTTTCATCAGACGCCAAAAACCAACTTTTGGTATCTTTCTGGCTCTGCCACGAAACGCATTGCGCGTCCGAATCCACTCGCGATCAAGGTGCAGCCTAGGCCACCGAAGCTGGAGATCAAGTGCCCGGTCTGGAAGGATCAGTACTACACGGATGAGGCCATCGTCCTCGAATTCGAGCTCACCAATGGCGAAGATATCGAGGCGCTGGCCAAACTTGATGCTACACTCTTTGGCGAGAATCCCCCAGCGTTCACTGTTGATATTGCAGGCCATGAGTCTCAGACATCATCCAGTTCCCGCAGCGAAGAGAGCAAACTGATAGGGGCACCCCTGGGCACCATTGAAAGCTCCAAGACCTCATCAGTTCAACTTCGACTTCCACCAGTTGATCGCTCCAGCCAGTACGACCTCACCTTGAAGGTCACTTACTTTCTCCCTACCAACCCTGGTACGCCGATCACCCAAACTACGACGTTTCAACTCAACATTGTCAACCCGTTTGAAGCAAACTATGATCTCCTGCCGCGGGTTCACCCTGATCCATGGCCAAGCTTGTTTGATGCGGATGGTGTCCGGAGTGCCGCTCCAGACGATGACGTTCCTTTAGCCTTCAAGGGTCTATCTCAGTCCTGGTGTCTGTTGACTCGTTATGCCTCCTTTGCATCAGAGCCACTACGGGTGGTAGACATCGACGTGGTGCTGTCTTCCCTCCCATCAGTCAGATGCCACGCAATCAAGCACAATAATCTCCCCTCCTCGGGCGAAGGCCGACTAGTCGCCCCCAAAACCATCGAGGAAGCAGCCTTTGAGCTCAAAGCCCAAAAGGCCTCCCTCGACGAGCGAGGTCCATCACCATTGGACGTCTCCCTCGTCATCAAATGGTCTCGTCCGGAGGTCTCGGATCGAATCAACAGCACTACTTTACCAGTGCCACGGTTCAATCTGTTTGGTACAGAACCGCGGGTTTTGGCGACGGTCTCGCATATGTTTACACCGCACCCGTTAGTGGTCTTGACGGTGTATATTGAGAATGCGTCGAATCATCTGTTGACGTTTGGGCTGACGATGGAGCCGAGTGACGAGTTTGCGTTTTCGGGGCCGAAGCAGACTAGTCTGAGCTTATTGCCTGtgcagaggaggggggtggagtaTAGGTTGGTGCCGTTTGatgatttgggggaggtggggaggtgggtgggtgttgggttggtggttagGGATAAGTATTATCAGAAGGTGCTGAGGGTTGTGcccgggggtgagggggttagggggacaaaggaggggggtgtggaggTTTGGATTCCGGgacggggggaggtggaggggggggaagggaagggggggtaa